gaaatctaacaggcttgctcggtcgggttcactcggttgagcgccggtcgcgccccACGGTTTTTGAGGCATggcaaacttggtattagagcctaaggttttaaagtgtcataagatgtctcggagccgtgtctagtagtgtccttattatcggtgtgttgtcgaccacatctatacttaggatgctacatgggcatttaggaataataccattctttcatgttctcgatcgtgtGATAAAGCTGGTTGTGAgactgttcctcctttaactcccgtattgctctaattttcaatacatggcacctaagaagaaggcaagaactgaccaaagagccaatgtcaccccagaaGTGatagttgaccctataattgatgatgtaggtgagcacccaaggagtgagaatattcctccagttactacactgcctaactctactacaactgacCAGTCCGCACCTATCTCTACACCTAcagaaggtgcaacagttcctctaactgatattccagttccatctCCAgctagcttccgattctggtgtgtctgatattgatattaggggagccatgcAAATGTTGACACATATAGTTGCTTCTCAGGCCCATAGATCGTGTGTTGGGCCTACTCCTTCCAGTCATCCAAGAGAAtccgctagttccagggtgaacaagtttcttcagttagatcctccagtgttttcgggtactgatcctgaggaggatccccaggacttcattgacgAGATGCACAAAAATCTCcaagttatgcatgctacagagacggagggagtagagttggcctcttaccgtctgaaaggggtggcctattcttggtttgagttatgggaggaatcccgtgaggaggaaagccctccggcaaggtggggtgagttcacagatgcctttatggatcatttcttgcctgccgaaactaaggcagctcgtgccgctgagtttgaaagcctgaagcatagtagtatgaatgtgtgggagtaccatatggagtttgcgcgcctatccaagtatgctattcacatgttgcccactatggaggctagagtacgCCGGTTTGtatagggccttagccccttggttatcaataaggcctctacaactaccttaatatttgatatgaactatggtaagatggtggcatttgctcaagccacagagaccagcaaattgaagaatagaatggagcgacaGAGTAGTagtaaggcccggtccgcgggcaactttggtggttcttccggtggtagtggtggtaggtcggcattcaggggagtgccatcaggaccatcccaatcattcgcccagtcttcgatgggtgcacaatcatctggacccagtcagagCAAcatgggaccccaccagcagggtcggcccgatagaaggtttcagcagctgaggcttccatgccctaagtgtgggacgatgcactttgggtcctgtttcatggacctaccagtatgctatgggtgtggtttgCGGGGTCACATTCAGATAGATTGCCGCTCGTCCCGCCGAAATATGGGTAGAGGCATGACACAACCAGCtaattctgtagctactacatccacaacacctctagctcgaggcaccgctgcacccgcagggcgtggtgcagctagaggtgTGCACAAtattcgggaggacccaacagattttatgctatgcggagacgtcgggaatcagaggcttctccagatgttgtcacgggtatattgactgtccgatctcatgatgtatatgctcttattgatccggttccactttgtcatatgtcactccttatgttactatggaatttgggatagaaccagaacatctttatgagccgttctctgtatctactccagttggtgagtctattttggccgcgcgggtttataaggattgtgttgtcacattgcgtgatcgagacaccatggccgatcttattgaattgagaatggtcgattttgatgtgataatggggatggattggctttattcttgttttgccaagcttgattgccaaaCCAGGATTGTtaggttcaaatttccaaatgaaccagttattgagtggaagggtgatgatgtagtgccaaagggtaagtttatttcctaccttaaggccacaaagatgataaacaagggatgtatttaccatttggtctgggttacggacacTGATGCTGAggtacctacacttgagtccgtgcctgttgcgaatgaatttccaggagtctttccggatgaactccctgggattccaccagacagggagattgattttgggattgatgtgatgacagacacacatcctatatctattccaccctacagaatggcaccggcagaattgaaggagctaaaagaacaattgagagattttttagaaaaggattttatccggccgagtgtgtcgtcttggggcgcaccggtcctttttgtaagaaagaaagatgggttactgagaatgtgtattgactatcggcaacttaataaggtcataatcaagaataagtacccactgccaaggatagatgacttgtttgatcaattacaaggtgcgaggtacttctccaagattgatttaagatccgggtatcaccaattgaagatcagggagtggGATATTCTGTAAACAACTTTTAGAAcctggtatgggcattttgaatttctggtgatgtcttttgggctaacaaatgccccagcagccttcgtGGATCTTATGAATCGTATTTTGAATCCATTCCTCaattcttttgtgatagtgtttattgacgatattcttgtatattcacgcaatCGAGAGGACTATGCCGGTTACCTCAGGACAGTGTTGTAGACTATGTATCAACACCAGTTGTATGCgaaatttttgaaatgtgaattttggctcgagtctgtcacattcttgggtcatgttgtcacTAGTGAGaggattaaggttgatcctcagaaaattgcggctgtgaagaattggtcgaggcttataactccaacagagattcgtagtttcttaggcttagttggatattacagaaagtttgtggaggggctttctactcttgcctctcgattgactaaattgacgcagaaggcaattaagttccaatggtctgatgcttgtgaaaagagtttccagtaattgaaagcaagattgactacgtcgccggtgttgactctaccagagggtataaatggatttgtggtatattgtgatgcttcaaaaattgggcttgggtgtgtattaatgcaacatggtaaggtgatagcttatgtttctaggcaactaaagaatcatgagaagaactatctaacacatgatttagaacttgcggcagtggtatttgcattgaaaatttgccgtcattatttatatggggtacatgttgatatattcatggaacataagagccttcaatatattttcaagaagaagaaattgaatctgaggtagagaagatggcttgagttactcaaggactacgatattgatattctatatcatccgggaaaggccaatgttgtggctgatgctcttagccagaaatctatgagtagtttggctcacttggaggcatatcaaaggccattagccaaggaagttcaccgattggctagtttaggagttcgACTTGCGGACACTAGTGAAGGAGGGataattatgcaaaatagggatgaatcatcgcttgttgtggaagtcaaagagaaacaatacaacgatccattgttggtgcagttgaaagaggggattcatagaCATAAGACCATGGCCGTTTCTCTTggaatggatgatggtacactaaggtaccaagggagactttgtgttccaaatgtggatggtctctgggaaagaattatgactgacttctaggtattccgtgcacccaggttctatgaaaatgtatcatgatcttaaggaagtctattggtggaatgatatgaagaggaatgtggcggatttGTGgtaagatgtccaaattgtcagcaagtaaaggccgaacaccaaaggtccagtgggttggcacaaaacatagaaattccaatgtggaaatgggaaataattaatatggactttgtggtaggattaccgcaaactccgcgcaagtttgactcaatttgggtgattgtggatcgactcacgatatcaacacactttttgccagttaagtctaccaacacattggagcagtatgctcagttgtatatcaaagaaatagtcaggttgcatggcaccctagtttccatcatttctgatcggggagcacaattcactgctaatttttggaggaaatttcagcaaggtttgggtacttaagtgaatcttagtacaacctttaacccgcagactgacgggcaggcagagcggactattccgacgcttgaggatatgttgcgtgcttgtgttatagacttcaaaggtagctgggatgatcatttaccactcatagaatttgcatataacaatagctatcatgctagcattcaaatggcactgtTCGAGGTTTTATATGGTAGGaaatgtagatctcccattgggtggttcgacattggggaagcagagttgatagggcccagatctcgtgcatcaggctatggaaaaagttaaaatcattaaggactGGTTCAAGACTacccagagtcgtcagaaatcctatttcgatgttcgtcgtagagatttggaattcaaagaagatgattgggtgtttttgaaagtttcccccatgaagggtgtaatgtgaTTTgctaagaaaggaaaattgagtccgaggtatgtcggaccgtacaaaatcattcagaggatcggtgaggtagcatacaagcttgagctaccacctgagatgtcattagtacacctggtgtttcatgtgtctatgttaaagaaagtagttggagacccgacagtcattgttccggttgagactattaaggtaaatgaagaattgacttatgaagagattctagtttctattattgatcggcaagtccgaaagttgagaaactaagaaattgcatccgtgaaagtgctacggagaaaccaacaggttgaagaggctacttgggaggccgagaagaaatgaaaagaaagtatCCTTAtctatttgaataaccatgtaattatgagttgtgccttatgaaaatgctaagggatattcctatgaaatatgtatgacttgtatATTTGGTTttaagggtgttccgttctggtaatataatttcttgtgaggccacaattggtgttgctttgtattatgttatgttgttggattatgtatatgctttTAGGATgtatttctggggctctctgacatgtGGATATGCCTAATTAtaagggaaactctggcaaaatttttgaaaatttagggagttagtcaaatttggggctgctagtttgtggtataaaacaaactaagttgcataagatgctaatgacggatttttaccttCATTCGAGgtcgaatgatcctaagcgggggagaatgtaacaccccggaatttttttttgaagtatttaagtggtaagcccggtaaagtttgcaaagaaaataatatttcatggtgtcagactaggcttacgtgtttgagattTGTAGAAAAGCGATCCGCGGCTCGgatcttttgggttgaacaatgcaccggaaagtaaagaaaattttttggctgaaaagtgcatttctacggtccattatgcgaccgcagaatcactctgcggaccgcataatggccgcagagtgaggcagttaattgggccaattggaagcaattatgcggtcgactatgcgaccgcataactagtatgtggtgcattatgcgaccgcataacggttataCAGACCGcgtagtgaccgcatacacagaaagttcttttggctattttgtaaccaactatgcgaccgatatgcggtccacatatcagttatgcgatcgcatatgcgatcgcataccttgttccggagctccatttttgggtttttaaaacccgaccctatttcgttaaatacactctttgggttatttttgaactattatctgacattttaaagtgagagagggtgccctagagtgagaatgtGTTCACTAATATTTGtacttcaattcttgcccaagttttagaagattaagaagggaaaactcactaggtcttcatcctagaggtaagattctacaccctaacccccactttcgaattttgtgtagaattggataattagcaagataatttctgggcattAGGGgtgtttatttacatgcatgtgatatcaaggagtataggaggattgttgaactaggcatggtaaatattgggttgtgggatgatggaattctccataaaaaaggccttgaaaccttaatgcacacctagtgtttgataaaatgctcaaatgagctagaaccataatcatcttcctaatttaggttcaatttgttatatttctaaaatagattgaagttactaagaattccggaacatttagagtgtaaggaagctcaagtgaggtatgttggctaaactcttatttaagaattggaatttccaatatccttgtaagtttccgagatgttgattataaattgagtattccgataagttttgttgtgaagatatatgttcaattcgtgttccAAATTCTCTTATAATATTGCATtgtaaattgaggatgtgtcccaaactatggattatgtatccacatgttataaattctagtcgtgatttatgtgaatgttattatgccaagttgtgtagagattgtgattgcgatacacctccacccacatacattggggtgagtcggcatgaccactttgtgtggggattatggtatagagattgtgattgtgatacacctccacacacatatatattgttgaggcggcatgaccgctttgtgtagggattatgatattgtgggactgcttCTCcgcccgcttacattggggtgaggcggtacgaccgctttgtgtatggttttggtattgttgtggcaccaccacccgcatacattagggtaaggcggcatagccactttgtgttggtattgttaTCGTTGAtgtatttccacccgcatacattgggggtgaggcagcatagccgctttgtgtaggttcttggtactgtggttatacacctccacctgcatacatcgggtgaggcagcgaggccgctttgtgtgaagatggttatagaggatctcatcttaaatcctataaatgttgtttatagcttttaataagcttgctatagttgagacggttatctatattagtctattgccgcactggttcatcataattatcttgtatttctaaactcttaaattggtgtttagttttcatactagtactattcgacggtactaatgtcccttttgccgggggagctgcatctttaaatagatgtaggtggttccacaacaggagacatggatcagtgatagcagtacatcttcttcccagctgacttggtgagccccacttcatcccggggtcacgtATCCTTTGttgtttatgtattatggttgaggtatagccggggtcttgttgccggcattattattgtactcttctttatctatagaggctccatagacatggtgtgagttgtgtattggtactgggaaagacaaactatgctatgttgtggttgtattacttgtccatttgagactttaaaaatggtggaaacttatggtaagaaattggtaattgcagacatgaccactttattgtttaattaaggaaaacatatattctctttattcataaatgagtttgggtaaaagaaatctaacaggcttgctcgatcgggtttactcggttgtgcgtcggtcgcgctccacgatttttggggcatgacaaagatactctttatcttccggttggaaacttccacttgaccgctagcttgtggatgatagggagtcgtaacttaatgagtgacaccatacttgctaagcaaagtgtcaaaagccttgttgcaaaaatgtgaccctcCATCACTTATGATAGCCCACGGAAAATcaattgttgtgaaaatattctttttcaagaacgccaccacatttctcgcttcattgttgggtagagcaatggcctcgacccatttagacacataatcaaccgcgactaATATGTAGGTATTTCCATAAGAACTCACAataggacccatgaagtcaataccccacacatcaaagatatcaatctccaaagtggcagtgagaggcatttcattcttcttcgagattccgcCGGCatgttggcattcatcacatcttttcaccatatcacttgcatgTTTGTAAAGattgggccaatagaaaccacaacttagcactttggccgccgttcttgctccgccatggtgaccaccataacgcgaagaatggcaagcttcaagaataacattttgctcttcgtccggtacacatattctaattaccccatccctacaaatccggaaaaggtatggctaatcccaataataatcttgaccatctagtttgagcttcttcctttgatttgaagagaaatcATTTGTGATGATttcacacacaaggaagtttgctagatccgcgaaccatggtacCTCCTTCATTAAAATATCAAAGAGTTTCTCGTCGGGGAAGGAGTAAttaatttcaaggccatcatgcggcctcccctcctcctccaaacgagacaaatggtctgccacttgattttcactcccttttcgatcttggatgtcaatatcaaacccTTGCAACAATATTATCCATCTTATCAACCGAGCTTTTTAATCTTTCTTTCTCATAAGATAGCAAAGTTCCGCATGATCCGTATTAACAATAGCCTTTGCACCCATCAATTAAGGGaaaaacttctcaattgcaaacacaatggcaaggagatcTTTCTCTGTAACAGTTTAATTAACTTGGGCATCAtttatggtcttactagcatggtagaccagatgaaaaaccttgttgatgcatttccacaaAATTGCTCCAACCGATACTTCACCAGCattgcacatgagctcaaaagaaATACTCTAATTAggggcggtgataatgggagtggttgtcaacttgaactttagcaattcaaaggctctcatgcaatcatcattgaagtgaaacttcaCATCTTTATCTAAGAGgttgcacaatgggttcaccacttcagaaaaatcctttatgaagcaccggtagaaccccgcgtgacccaagaaacttcgcacgcctttcactgaagttggaggtgaaagtttagaaatcaaCTCTATCTTTGCCTTATCGACCTCTATGCCATTTTTTGAAATCTTGTGGCCAATGACAATGCCTTCCCCGACTATGAAATggtatttctcccaattcaacaccaagttcatttcttcacaccttgccaatactctatccaaatttgccaaacaatcatcaaaggaatacCCTACTACCGAGAAGTCATACATGAatacttcaaggtagtcctctaccatattcGTAAAGATttccatcatacacctttgaaaagtcgctgatgcattgcataagccaaatggcatccgcttgaaagagaaagtgccatagggacatgtgaaacttgttttctcttggtcttccggGGTGATAGGGATTTTGTTGTAGCCCaacagtggtcaccaatgacaagaatgagttgattcccacaagaacggtgatcgggtggagagtgtgtatggattaTCGCAAACTAAACAAAGTCAcgaggaaagaccattttccacctcccttccttgaccaaatgcttgataggttggccggtcgtgctttctattgctttctagatggtttggc
This region of Nicotiana tomentosiformis chromosome 4, ASM39032v3, whole genome shotgun sequence genomic DNA includes:
- the LOC138910311 gene encoding uncharacterized protein, producing the protein MVKRCDECQHAGGISKKNEMPLTATLEIDIFDVWGIDFMGPIVSSYGNTYILVAVDYVSKWVEAIALPNNEARNVVAFLKKNIFTTIDFPWAIISDGGSHFCNKAFDTLLSKYGVTH